DNA from Plasmodium falciparum 3D7 genome assembly, chromosome: 8:
aaataaataaataaataaataaataaagaagttGAGCAGAAATTTTTaaacaaataattaaaataatatttccatataattttaacataaaaaaataaaataattctcttaatattttaaatgaataatatatattatgataaattgaaaataacaaattatttaaatataataaaatatattatcttaataattatgatcattttcctttttttttttccttaattgaaaaaaaaaaaaaaaaaaaaaaaaaagaaatacttttaggtattattaatatatttctttcaattatatataaatatatttatgaaaaagtaatacaaatataattttgtttatcacaatattttttttttttttttttttttttttttttttttaaaaaaaaaaaaatatatatatatatatatataaataatataatagtatTATTAATTCCTAAGTAAACATATCGcaaggaaaaatatttttattgcaCAAATTATGtgttttatacattttgcaaaaaaaataatatatttttaaaatatatatttaatagaaaaaaaatatatgaatatatttcattattagtaacgtgttatttttatttatgtattcgttcatattattttattttatgttaatttatttttttaagagcattaattaaatatatgccGATAAGGATAACATAAAggggaaaataatatttttacaagtcatttaatgaataatgaaatatattatttaaaaaataaaaataaaaataaaaaattatatatatttttgtattaagaaatttatttcaattttttaatatttgtataaatatcaataaatatgatattaagtatttttttataaatgaaaaaattaacatatatttatataatttttttataattcacaactcttatatataaaaaaaatatattatactattttataatggttaattatatattataacttaTCAAAAGATGAATAAAAGGTTTTATTTTCAAATTTTAATTTGTGTTATTTATCATGATATAAGAtgtcatataatattataatattttataaattaatgtacataaattatatgtactgaaaatacataattaaaatatatataatattattggtattataaaataatttattttttgtacgttatttattataatttatattatataataaatataataaaatttataaataatgcgttatcaaaaaaaaaaaaaaaataaaataaaataataaaacatgcaaaaataatgatttatttttataatatatatatatatatatatatatatatattttatttatgtacgaaaataaattaaattatttatatatatatatatatatatatatatatatatatgaatattacataaaaacaaataaaaaaaagaaaaaaaatgcaaatttatatatatatatatcaacaaaaaaacaactatatatataatatgataaagttttatacatatatatatttgcaattataatattttaattattattataatttgtaaAATACCGATAAAGAAACAATGacaaaaacataatatatatatatatatatatatatatacgtataAATGGTTTACAAAACGTAtgaataacataaataaataaacatatataaacagACATATAAGTAAATAACCAAAACATATACTAtaaagtattatataatactatattatatgattcatatatttatgtataagtGAAAAAGAagtaagaataaaataaataatatatggaaTGAAAacgaaatattaaatatatgtcatattattttttataaaaatatataatatgattaaaGTTTATTATtagttatatttattttataaaagacatctaataaacatattatttaccattttaatatatatgatgttgTAATTATTGGgtaatattatgattattccTTTGGTATTTATTAACAATTAGTTCATTTCATGTTTATAGGCTTAATTATTTACTATAGGAAAttcaaatttataatattgtaataatatagatatatgtatataataattttttattcattttatatttatattaaagtatgttaaaataaatcaaataaaatatatattttattttattattcttcaaagttttatttatttattcttttctatCACCCATATTATAGGTGTGTacataaaagtatatataatatactttatataatatgattatacCTTTTAGaaaatctatatattttatataaggaATAAATCAATGtttaatgtaaaatattttattataaaataaacttattctttttattttttataatttctttttcttattaaatatattttatttgataatatttatgtataaaaagaCATGTTgattgataatatattaggacaaaaaaaataaataaataaataaataaataaataaaataaaataaaaataaacataaacatcTTTACggttttatttttgtaaaatttattatctcCACGATTATAAcgtattttaaaaatataatattcaatTGTTTCcctttctatatatatatatatatatataaactgtactattttatgttaaaagaaaaataagtacatgtaaaataaatatttaaaaaaaaaaaaaaaaaaatgcgattgatatatttaataataatataaaaatatttaataaattttttaattataatcataaaaaatgaagttAAATGCTACAATAAACTTCTTCATATTCAAAAAGGTTagtaaaatatttcattataataaatgagcTTTTTAAAAGtactaaatataaataaataaataaatatatatatatatatatatatataatacgctatttaaaaaaaaaaaaaaaaaaagcatgcacatattatttttttgtttgtcatacattataaataatttgtattataGCACATATTTTTGTAGAAtgtgttataaaaaattgagcatacatattttaatttatattaatagttAAATGATTGTTTTTTGCGTTATAGATAATATTCTTGAATTTATGATTTGTACTtttgtttaaatatataaatatatatataaaaaaaaaaaaattatatatattttattcaattaaatattttatattttttatttccttcctatatttcaaaaaaattataaaaaaaaaatataaatacaaataaaaatatatattttagcatatttatatttctacatatttttaattttaaatataaataaatattattatatataataaattctttcttaatatattaaacaaaaaaaaataataaattttccaATATGACGAATAAACAAAATTGTAGTTCTTTCCCCTGCTATATAGatgaggaaaataaaaaagggaAATTAAATTTCATCTCATTTAAGTTTCTTTGCTTATGTTTGTATATGATTggatttttatatatttttttaaatgtaagttgattatataaattttatatattattatttatttagttttataaattatttttctataaaaaatatattgtaatgtataatattgtaatgtataatattgtaatgtattatataatttttttttatatagataTCATTAGAAAACAAGAGCTTAGAAAAAGTTGAAAACTACCATATATATGAACGCAATTTAAGTGAggcagaaaaaaataataaccgttcacaaaggaaaaaaaattttaaaacataagaaaaaagatattaataaaaccaaaagcaatataaataagatgAAATGTAATGAATAAAAGTTACATGAAAATTGATatagtattaataatgatcatGGGAATAgtaatatggaaaataaaaataatggttgtataaataatataaattataatggcATGGCGAAGAATTTAACAGAAAAGTAGTTACATGAGGTATTAAATTCATTAGAAGAATGTCCTTCAAAAGAAGatcttaaaaatatatggacTCACACAATTGGTGTTGCAAAGGAAGGATTGGATAATGTATTAAATATGTTAAAGAgatcaataaaaaaaatatttagatAATGATATTCATGTAGAGactgataaaaataatgttaagatatttttatatgacaCATTATGGAATGAAACTCGTGCTCTATTTTGTAAAACGGTAGCAACAGAAGTGGTAGAATACGCTAATGATTTTTTTAGTTTAATTAACGATAAACATAAACttgatgatatattaaaatttatttattctttcttAGAACATTTtaagatattaaaaaaggaatTATATGTAAAACACCAAAAGGAACTCTTAAAAGAAATTGCACAAACCTTGAAAagatgaaaattatattttatagaaatttaaataaatatatatttatatatttttaataatattatatatagaacaTTAAAAGGAAatgttattaaaatgtattaacctatgtaaaaataattttgtattatatatatatatatatatatatatatatatatatgtaggaATTCAATTGTTTTGTAGAATATACAGaaatatatggatatatgtTATTTCATCTTTCATGTATatgattaaataatatttattaattatatatatatatatatatatatatatattttttaagaaataattattacattAATCACATAAATGTAAGTAAATAAaactttattaaatatattagaatTAGATGTATGTGTGTGgttatatctatattaatatatataatatataatatgtagttgtatttcacatatatatggtgcatattttatgtgtaaatattttatttcaattttcattttgtgaTGTTTGAATGTAAAGAATGTAATgtggtttatttttttcgatTATGTTTTTGTACGcaatatattaattctttaaaattaaaaaaaaaattgtgttaaatgttttttttttaaattctattgatatatttgaactttttataaaaatagaatattatatgtattacatTTATTGGGGGTAATTTTTATAGTTTAGACTCATAACAAATGatgtatgaaaaatatatttatgtattttaaatcatatactttatataaaaggtatataataattaaaaataaaatatattatatttttttaaattattacttATGTGATGAACATtttagaatatttttttaacattcaTTTCTTTGTGAAATGACAAAAAGttgtaatttatattatcatcattatttgaaaatatattttcatgtattttgatagaaaaaatatttttgtatacaatgattattttttttcattatggAATTataatctatatttttatttaatttagaataaattgaaaatagaataaaagttaattatataagacataatatttaaagaagaataaaaaatcatCTGACTCTTTAAAAAATGAGAAGACATTATTTTCGCTAGATagaatacaatatatttaaataaatcttATGACATATAAATAAGTTTTAATTACTATGAATAGGATTAGTAGGTGAACAAGATTGCTAATTTAATGGTATAATAactatttaaaatataatttgaaaaaatggtttcaaaataaatattagaATGCAAAATTTCAAAGgaataaaatgaattataaattatagtGCATAAAATTATggcataaaaattatatatttttggcTTAAATTATacaagtaataaaaatatattatgtaaaattattttttcttattttttcccccccttttaaatatataataaatctaAATGCTTTTTTTGgagaatatattattcaaataatattatattatgtataaaaaaagtattatttaaaatgatTTCATATATCATTGGAAGGataattcttcatattttaagaaataaattatgtGCATAAATGTTTTTTGTATTCATGTTTCCAtgatctttttcttcttttacgcatccatatatataataatacaaatataacaGATATTAGAATTAAGAACACAGCTGATATACCATAAGAGAAAAAAGCTGAATTAGCAAAACTTGCAGCAAAGAAACTCTCTGGGGCTGAAAAAGCACTTATAGAAGAGGTTGCGCTCACTATGTTAGATTcagataataaatttataccAGCCAGAGCTTCGTACACTTTAGAAATGAAAGTTTTAGAAATTGCACCTTGAATAAACGATTTAACAGCAGAAGCAGCAGCAACATTACCAGCGAATTCTGTAGCTGCAGAGGAAAGGGCACAGGCACCCACACTTCCAACACAACGtgtttttaaattatctaaataattatcatttacCTTATTTGATAAAGATAATTTATTGgatgattttttattatttgcaCATTCACaagatttattatttttatcatttgatTTGTAATATTCATTGGTGTATATATCagatattatcataatacgATTTTTATCAGTAAGAAATTTTTCATAAGTTTTCAAGAATTTTTTCTCTATCTTAGACAATACTTGTTCACTATTTCTACTTTTAGtttttgtttcatttttttctaatagtTCATGTAATTGATTACATGTATCATTAGATTGTTGGTATGTGTTTAACTCTCCCTGGTTCAATTGgtcaataattttttttaattcaggATCATTATGACAATGTGTATTGTAGGAATTTTCTAATTCTGCTAAGCATCTTGATTTTAATGTTTTTCTTTGGGTGTAATTGTTTATGAGGGTTTTATTAGGAAGGGTATTTTGACAATTTAtctaaaatgaaaaaaaggaatgaatatattattgagTAAATATTGAtgaatgtattttattatatatatatatatatatatatattttgtgatAATAGGAATATAGTTATTTGTATACATTTTGTGAtagtaaaaatttattaaatagaaaggcaaataataacattttagagtggtatatattaatttttaataaaaaaagaaagtattttatatttcaaattaTAGTAAATCTAGTTTATGTGGAATAATTGTatctaattttatttaatttaatttaattttatattgtttatattaggAGCGTTGAATAtaagttttaattttttttagttataTACTATTTTACAATTAAGTATTCATACAAAATGTGCAATAAgttttataagaaatatgatagaaaatataaaaaaaaatttataataaagtaaaaaatttattttaatattttataattatttattttatttttaaaaaaaaaaaaaaaaaaaaatatttttaaattaattctattacatatatattagaaaaatgataaattacatttcaaatatattttaataaaattgatttatatatatatatatatatatatataataatatagtaaGAACCAACAAGATATTCTTAAGAAAAAATCTATATACATGTGTAGATTAATAGTTGTTATAGTTGTATAACGTTATAACAATAGTttcatcaaatatataacctaggatatatttgaatataattgtaattttgtatttaataaaaagtttttttctaaattataatatataatattgaccttaaaaattatggaatattattttctttatatgtattttattttattttgttttatttgtttttctttctaGTTAATTTTCTTTGTGTTACTAAGCCTTATTCTAGGTTAAAATATACCCTCTAATATATctattatgttatttattttaataatatataagtatacatatatttatatttaaataatagaaTATTTTAAGGGAACATATATGAAACTAtagaaaatttatataaaaaaattatttttttattaatatcttaaataatatataattgaaaCGATATGATTATGatagtatatatttacatagaatattttatatctagTTGTGTAGTTTTATACAACACAAGTATATTGCATGCTTAATTTTTATGTTgtaaatcatttatatatataaatatatatatttatataatggaaAAGTACTCAGGAAATTTatacaaattaaaatattttattagtgttattatattataacttttttttgataaatataactttttttaatatttaaaacaatGGTAATTCttactattatataatttaaaatataatataatataatataatataataatgaattaatatatatatatatatagaaagaaaaataaattttatattatttttggtATTAATTTATgtcaataatatttaaaaaatttttatatttccaataatgataataattatatgtataagaaCAGGATAAAAGGAATCTCATATAAACGTTGCTACTATAATAGAATTGTGattgatatataaatatatatatttagccTTTTATtcgtttataaaaatatctaTTGAATCCTTATATgaacaaattattatattatattatatatacttacgTATATAACAGAACatctattttctttttttttcttttttttaattttttttcgttcttttctttttttttttgggttACTCATTAGTAACTaattgtaattatatatccatatgtatattatatttgtgttGATATCAATGttctaataaataaatatgacatttttcgttttttgtaaattttaaaataacagAAGagttaatacatataatatattaagttATACATGATATTAAAATGAAacgaattaataaatatattataaatattacaagATAAGAATTATAAAGGATAAATACGAAccaatttaaattatatatatgtatgatattatataaatacaattaCAATTTGCATTATAAATCAATGTAAGTATacgattataataaatttattctattatatattcaaatgcATAACATTTAACactataaatttaataaatatatattatataatgttattaaaaagcatattttatgaatatatatatataagagatgtatttaaaaaaaaaattaaaaattatttttctttttagaaaaaaaaaaaaaataataataaaattttttttagaaaaaacaaaggaaataaataatcaaatagataaaacaaatatatgtatatatatatatataaaatataataatcataaaaataaattattcattATAAAATTTGTCATGTAATATAGGCGAAATAATGAATTCATTAAACTACATATGAACCTCACCATTACAAAACATAAGTATtcctttaataatttaatgtattataatttttttctttattttttgttttcttgtataacgtaaaattaaataaataactaccattactaaaaaaaaaaaaaaaaaaatattgcaACAATGGAagcaataataacaatactATAATTAGTAGTTATACCTGCTATTTTATTAGTTTTTTCTAACATAAGCGTGTTAGTAGTTTCAGTTGTCTCCTTTGTCGCAGCATGCCTTTCATTAGCTGCTATAGCTTGTGTTATCTTAActtcattataaaaaaaatatacttcGATAAAAGGTACATATACCATGCTGGTCAATGATATTAGCATGCGACATTCTAATATATCCATTATGAACAAGGTGAACAAGAATATTGGGATTATTGAAATTGTCTGCATTAATAATTGATTTCAATGGAACACCATTCAAAGCGTTTAAACCaaagtttttatataaactttCGATGTCTTATTGAATACCTACACCTTAATACCTTCTTTAATACCATGCTTAGTATCGAATTGAATAGTAACAAAAATTGCTGTATCTTTCTAAACACTTATAGCATATAAAGTAGTTCCACCTATCAAAATCAATTGGGGTACCTTCTTAACTAATATCCCTCCACATttcaaacatattttttcaacTTTAACTGCTACTGATTTTTTGAAAACACATGTGGGTATATCCTcagtaattatatattcgcTTTTGTAATATTGCCAAAATTTCTGTCAATTCTTTTCGATTTtgcattttaaaaataatttgttgAATTTCTTTATCACATTGGTCTTTACATTTTTGTCTGTTTTTGATCATATGTTTGTCATACTCTTAAAATCTTTGTTCTGTCTCTTTATTGAAATTTTGCATTACTTCTTTCATTTCTGAgtcattatcataattagaCATATATAGGTCGCATttgcataataatatatgtgatttttttgtttttgtgtATGTTGCATCAAGTGGTGTGTTCTAAGGATTTTTTGGGGAATTTTCCAGTaaaaatatggatatatatagtattatatattataaataattataatttatgataatgtacatttattataattaaatataatatatttttatgtaaatgCCACACacagacatatatatatatatatatataattcatgttaatatacatatattattttaatcatCATAATTTGATTCATACATGAAATAATTTTacctatatatttaatgcaagtgcaaacaataatatattaaaataggagaacgtcattttttttattgtgaaactgatattatattttttataaaaattatgactaaatatttgatatataatatcttattttatctcgtacataaaattaaaaaatttttgacctaaaatattattacaatttatataatataataaacaattaACTTTCCAttatggaaatatatatatttttactggAACCCTATTTGCCTTTTTATTTAGaacacacacaaaaaaaaaaaaaaaaaaaaaaaaaaaaaaaaataataattaaagtttttaaaaaataatattataaaacatttacatattttttataattatgatttttaatttttaataacatttaattttatgtcataccataaattataattgtaatttttttttttttttttatacattttcataaaatttaaCACTATATTGTAACAACTAAcatcatatttattgttGTAAATAATATCAAAATGTGTATAGAAATAGTTGTTGCAAGTGTACAACACATATAATTTTCCAACGGCttagaaaatatatgtgAAATTGATATTGAAGTTAAATAAGAATTAGTATGAAacattatacataataatatgtttttttaaacataaaacaaaaatagtatataaattttaatattaattgaaagtaatatatcttaataatgtaattatgttttttttttttttttttttttgttctaaaTAGCGTTGTATGTTATACGTTTCTTTCTAATTTATCTAGGTTATTACTAAgtttaatattgttatttttataaaaatattttaaatcatttaaaatatttatttatgtattaacAAAGTATtaagttttatataattatgacaaaaaaaaaaaaaaaaaaaaaaaaaaaagttaaggATGTGagaaattatacatatagtaaaataatatatatagtacaTTTTTCTGTAGTGTTATATCTTACacaaatacattatattcacaataaatattatttatatatttcttttttaaaatagtAGTTATAGTATTTTACAATTTATAATACATTGTATCATTActtgtaataaaataatgaattataaaaatattaaaaaaatatattctaataaattatattatatatatatatatattaaatacgTAAGATTACactacataatataataaatacaaggaataatttatttttattttatatgaaattataaattataaaagaaaaaattcctaatatttgtataaatgAAAGTATTtcatatgatgatgatgatgatagtaTGAATGAgtacaaaaaaacaaaacttATAATAActaggaaaaaataaaaaaaataatagctaaaaaagaacaacaaaaatagaacagttaaaaatattattataataacataatgTTGGTGTCAtctcttatattttttttattttaggaaaaagaattttttaaGCATAAGTACAATAAATAATCTAAGAATCCTA
Protein-coding regions in this window:
- a CDS encoding stevor produces the protein MLLFAFLFNKFLLSQNINCQNTLPNKTLINNYTQRKTLKSRCLAELENSYNTHCHNDPELKKIIDQLNQGELNTYQQSNDTCNQLHELLEKNETKTKSRNSEQVLSKIEKKFLKTYEKFLTDKNRIMIISDIYTNEYYKSNDKNNKSCECANNKKSSNKLSLSNKVNDNYLDNLKTRCVGSVGACALSSAATEFAGNVAAASAVKSFIQGAISKTFISKVYEALAGINLLSESNIVSATSSISAFSAPESFFAASFANSAFFSYGISAVFLILISVIFVLLYIWMRKRRKRSWKHEYKKHLCT